One genomic region from Bufo bufo chromosome 3, aBufBuf1.1, whole genome shotgun sequence encodes:
- the LOC120993749 gene encoding uncharacterized protein K02A2.6-like has product MDVDTGAAVSVISWTDLKASGLSLPLKPTKLTLQTYSKELLQPLGYVKPLVTLGNRSQSLRLYVVRNGGPPLYGRDWIKALGMPPFTIAQCTLLSKVDHWVESLKSRFKEVFEDSLGTVKGKMAHLLLKPGATPRFCKARSVPFALRKKVEAELDHLLAEKIITKVDRSEWASPIVPVKKKNGDIRICGDFRVALNNQLLVDQYPLPRLEDLFGSLAGGQKFTKIDLKQAYLQLQVHPDSRHLLTINTHKRLFQYNRMVFGIAPAPAIWQRIMDEVLAGIPFTQCLLDDMLITGPTDEEHRKNVEAVLERLQKYGLRVNLSKCEFLKSQLEFCAHTVDRHGLHTTEEKVKALTHAPTPRNVTQLRSYLGLLNYYHRFLPNLAHQLYPLHRLLDARAKWIWTDKCEEAFRLSKELILSSRVLVHYDLKKPVILACDASPYGLGAVLSHVMPDGTERPISFASRSLTSAEQNYSQIDKEALAIVWATKKFHAYIYGREFTLITDHKPLLSILNPQKGISTTTASRLQRYALFLGAYAYSIRYRSHDTHGNADAFSRLPLRDDHPLREVRVVEVHRPQSCMSTSLIARHTATDPFLSQIFSYVQTGWPERVSGEFRPYFARKCEFVTNAGCLQWGNRVIVPQYLQSTMLRILHEGHPGVVRMKQRARSYVWWPQMDTAIEDYVAQCPGCCQAQRPQKRGTLQPWPWPTEPWSRLHLDFAGPIQGKMYLIVVDAHSKWPEVFQMPSITSAATILVLRKLFAQYGLPTAIVSDNGTQFTSHEFQSFLSGLGVQHYKTAPYHPASNGLAERFVQTFKKHLLSTLDQVGLSEEKLLEFLIMYRNTKHATTGLSPAFLMFGRHLRTKLDLVRPQEQSPTPPPPGRLGFRAGDLVWSRNYRALPPWLPGVIDGTLGRRMYLVRLEEGICVRRHLSQLRKRICRSLVTKPTPLSNHPPESTLNSAGDIWHGVWHDPTSLQPNPEPVGGHIPEEPGHVPGVTETDLSVGRPLTSPEPLTDSIPPGAVPLRKSTRQRRQTPRWQSAEILRDTLEVREQRQRAHEVLRKSQN; this is encoded by the coding sequence ATGGATGTTGATACAGGGGCAGCTGTGTCTGTCATTTCATGGACTGATTTAAAGGCATCGGGTCTGTCCCTGCCGCTAAAACCTACAAAGCTCACACTACAAACCTACAGCAAGGAACTACTACAGCCCTTGGGTTATGTAAAACCCCTTGTTACATTAGGCAACCGCAGTCAAAGTCTACGCCTTTATGTTGTAAGGAATGGAGGTcctccgctgtatggaagggactGGATCAAAGCcctgggcatgcctccttttacCATTGCCCAATGTACATTGCTTTCTAAAGTAGACCATTGGGTGGAATCCCTGAAGTCacgttttaaagaggtttttgagGACTCTTTGGGCACCGTAAAAGGAAAGATGGCCCACCTCCTCTTGAAGCCTGGTGCTACACCTCGTTTTTGTAAGGCAAGATCAGTACCTTTTGCCTTGCGAAAAAAAGTGGAAGCAGAGCTGGACCACCTATTGGCTGAAAAGATCATAACGAAAgtggatagaagtgaatgggcatcACCAATTGTGCCTGTCAAGAAAAAGAATGGAGACATTAGGATTTGTGGTGATTTCAGGGTAGCTCTGAACAACCAACTTCTTGTGGATCAATACCCATTGCCTCGACTTGAAGATTTATTTGGCTCACTGGCTGGGGggcaaaagtttacaaaaatagactTAAAGCAAGCTTACCTGCAACTGCAAGTACACCCAGATTCACGCCATCTGTTGACCATTAACACTCATAAAAGATTATTCCAGTATAACCGCATGGTTTTTGGCATAGCCCCAGCTCCAGCCATCTGGCAGCGGATCATGGATGAGGTACTGGCAGGAATACCTTTCACCCAATGTCTACTGGATGACATGCTCATCACTGGTCCCACTGATGAAGAACACAGAAAGAATGTTGAAGCTGTGCTAgagagactccaaaagtatggtttgCGTGTCAATCTTTCAAAATGCGAATTTCTCAAGTCTCAACTGGAGTTTTGTGCCCACACGGTGGACCGACATGGGTTACACACTACTGAAGAAAAGGTTAAAGCCCTTACCCATGCCCCTACCCCCCGGAATGTCACCCAGCTCAGGTCCTACCTTGGCCTCCTAAATTACTACCACCGTTTCTTGCCGAACCTAGCACACCAGCTCTACCCATTACATCGCTTACTGGATGCAAGAGCTAAATGGATATGGACAGACAAATGTGAAGAAGCTTTTCGGCTTTCTAAAGAACTCATTCTGTCTTCTCGAGTTCTGGTCCACTATGATTTAAAGAAACCCGTCATCCTGGCTTGTGATGCCTCGCCTTATGGACTGGGTGCCGTGCTTTCCCATGTCATGCCGGATGGCACGGAGCGCCCCATTTCTTTTGCCTCCAGGTCTTTAACCTCAGCAGAACAAAACTACTCCCAGATTGACAAGGAAGCTTTGGCCATTgtatgggccacaaaaaaatttCACGCGTACATCTATGGTCGGGAGTTCACACTTATCACTGACCACAAACCTCTGTTGTCAATACTGAACCCTCAGAAAGGAATTTCTACAACAACCGCATCTCGCTTACAAAGGTACGCTTTATTTTTAGGAGCTTATGCTTATTCTATCAGATACCGCTCCCATGATACCCATGGAAATGCAGATGCATTTTCCAGATTGCCACTAAGAGATGACCACCCACTAAGAGAGGTACGTGTAGTGGAAGTACACAGGCCACAATCTTGCATGTCCACCTCCCTGATTGCCAGACATACAGCCACAGATCCTTTCCTGTCTCAGATATTCTCTTATGTTCAGACTGGATGGCCAGAGAGAGTTTCAGGTGAATTTCGTCCGTACTTTGCCAGAAAATGTGAGTTTGTGACTAATGCTGGTTGCCTACAATGGGGCAATAGAGTGATTGTACCCCAGTACTTGCAATCAACCATGCTAAGGATACTGCATGAAGGCCATCCTGGTGTGGTGCGCATGAAGCAGCGAGCCCGGAGCTATGTTTGGTGGCCACAAATGGATACAGCAATTGAAGATTATGTTGCTCAATGTCCTGGGTGCTGTCAAGCCCAGCGACCCCAAAAGAGAGGAACCCTGCAACCTTGGCCATGGCCAACAGAACCGTGGTCCAGACTCCATCTTGATTTTGCTGGCCCCATCCAGGGTAAAATGTATTTGATCGTGGTAGATGCGCATTCCAAATGGCCGGAGGTTTTTCAAATGCCTTCTATTACCTCAGCTGCTACCATTCTAGTCTTAAGGAAGCTCTTTGCTCAATATGGCTTGCCAACAGCCATAGTCTCCGACAATGGAACTCAATTTACATCGCATGAGTTTCAATCCTTCCTTAGTGGCTTGGGCGTCCAACACTACAAAACAGCTCCTTATCATCCAGCTTCAAATGGGCTGGCAGAACGATTTGTGCAGACATTTAAGAAGCACTTACTGTCCACTCTGGACCAGGTTGGACTGTCAGAAGAGAAGCTGCTGGAATTCTTGATCATGTACCGTAACACGAAACACGCTACTACTGGGCTGTCACCGGCTTTTCTTATGTTTGGCAGGCATCTCCGCACCAAACTTGATTTAGTTCGTCCGCAGGAACAGTCACCAACGCCTCCTCCgccgggccgtctgggattccgtgCCGGTGATCTTGTATGGTCTCGGAATTACAGAGCTTTGCCTCCTTGGCTTCCTGGCGTTATTGATGGAACTCTTGGCAGAAGAATGTACCTTGTCCGCCTGGAGGAAGGCATTTGTGTTCGGCGACACCTTTCACAATTGAGGAAACGCATTTGCCGGTCACTAGTGACAAAACCGACCCCTCTTTCTAACCACCCACCAGAGTCTACTCTGAACTCTGCTGGTGACATATGGCATGGTGTCTGGCATGATCCCACAAGTTTACAACCAAACCCTGAACCGGTTGGTGGCCATATTCCTGAGGAGCCCGGACATGTGCCTGGAGTTACAGAGACTGATTTGTCTGTGGGACGCCCACTGACATCTCCAGAACCTTTGACTGACTCTATCCCTCCCGGTGCTGTGCCTCTGCGTAAGTCTACCCGTCAAAGACGTCAAACGCCGCGCTGGCAAAGTGCTGAAATCTTACGGGACACATTGGAGGTCAGGGAACAGAGACAAAGGGCTCATGAAGTGCTGCGGAAATCACAGAACTGA